The Polynucleobacter sp. VK25 genome segment CCAATAAAGTGCAAGCAGAACACCTAGCAAGCCGCCATGGAAAGACATGCCACCTTCCCAAATCTTAAAAATACTTAAAGGGTGAGTTAGATAGAAGCCTGGCATATAAAACAAGGTATAGCCCAAGCGACCACCCAACACCACACCAAGAACGCCAGCAAATAGGAGATCTTCAAGATCTTTATAAGTCCAACCCAGAGCTTGGTAGCGAGGAGCGCGAATGCGCAAACGACCCAAAAGCAAGAATTGAGCAAAGGCCATGAGATACATCAAGCCGTACCAATGTATAGCAAAAGATCCTATGCGAATTGCTGCAGGATCAAACTGAGGATGAATCAACATGGGTATTAGCTTTTGGATTGGTCAAAGTTATGCAACTCATGACCTAAATCTCGATAGGCTTTATAGCGCTCGCGCCCTGCCAAACGCTCAGCCTCATTGACTGTAACAACCTCGACAATGCGTGGGAAGCGCGCGACTAAAGCTGGTACATCCGCAGGCATACGCATCCCTAAATGAATCATCACATCAGCATGAGGAATGTTGCTGAGGGATGAGGAGGCAAAATCATCCGTCAATACGATTGGTGTTTCTGCTGCTGCTTCATTATCGATAAAGCAATGCGGCAAGAAATCGGTGTTGCTAAACGACCAAAGTAGTTCATTTAACTTTTGCAGATCCGCCTTC includes the following:
- a CDS encoding DNA polymerase III subunit chi, with protein sequence MARIDFHSNVSDKLEYACRLTRKIWSATPEGESVRNIVMVGEKADLQKLNELLWSFSNTDFLPHCFIDNEAAAETPIVLTDDFASSSLSNIPHADVMIHLGMRMPADVPALVARFPRIVEVVTVNEAERLAGRERYKAYRDLGHELHNFDQSKS